One Kosmotoga arenicorallina S304 genomic region harbors:
- a CDS encoding ArsB/NhaD family transporter, whose protein sequence is MDNVTTILVMLPITLAVADTTGIDPIPFIFGEIFASNIGGAATLIGDPPNIMIGSAAKLHFSDFVLNLGPVLFVIFITVNFFLVLAFRKTLTKKVDSVLLKQSGSPITNRRHFYISIILIIITIILFIFQETLGFESSFIALMIASVSLLSMRPKEVEKTLEEVEWSTILFFVGLFIMVGALEETGFLEYLAGHILALSRGSFQLAKVFVVNISGFASAFVDNIPYTATMIPVIESMQKLNPDVFGNLEPMWWSLSLGACLGGNGTAIGASANVIGLALLKKYYGKEISFIEFFKYGMVVLLISLIISTAFLLFFL, encoded by the coding sequence CTGGATAATGTCACCACGATTCTTGTCATGCTTCCTATAACCCTGGCTGTCGCTGACACAACAGGTATTGATCCGATACCCTTTATCTTTGGCGAAATATTCGCCTCGAATATTGGTGGGGCAGCTACATTAATCGGTGACCCACCAAACATCATGATAGGGTCTGCTGCAAAACTCCATTTCAGCGATTTTGTATTAAACCTTGGTCCGGTGTTGTTCGTGATATTTATAACAGTTAACTTTTTTTTGGTCCTTGCATTTAGAAAGACGCTAACAAAAAAAGTTGACAGCGTCCTTCTGAAACAATCCGGCAGCCCTATAACGAATAGAAGGCACTTTTACATTTCTATTATCCTGATCATAATTACCATTATTCTATTTATTTTTCAGGAAACGCTTGGTTTTGAGAGTTCTTTCATTGCATTGATGATTGCTTCTGTATCGCTTTTGTCAATGAGGCCAAAAGAAGTCGAGAAAACACTGGAAGAAGTTGAATGGTCAACAATACTCTTTTTTGTTGGCCTCTTCATAATGGTGGGTGCTCTCGAAGAAACTGGCTTCCTCGAATATCTTGCAGGGCATATACTTGCTCTCTCCCGTGGTTCTTTTCAGCTAGCAAAAGTCTTTGTGGTGAATATTTCAGGATTCGCTTCAGCCTTTGTTGATAACATTCCCTATACAGCAACCATGATTCCGGTGATAGAATCCATGCAAAAACTAAACCCGGATGTATTCGGTAATCTCGAACCCATGTGGTGGTCATTATCTTTGGGAGCCTGCCTTGGAGGAAATGGAACTGCCATCGGTGCATCAGCAAATGTTATTGGACTGGCACTTCTTAAAAAATATTATGGGAAAGAGATAAGTTTCATTGAGTTTTTCAAATATGGAATGGTGGTTCTTTTGATAAGCCTTATTATTTCAACGGCGTTTCTTTTATTCTTTTTGTGA
- a CDS encoding heavy-metal-associated domain-containing protein: MKLIINGMSCNHCKMRVEKALSDLEGVRKVEVDLAGGFAKVELSKDLPEELFKEVIDDAGYDLVRIEK; the protein is encoded by the coding sequence ATGAAACTGATTATCAATGGAATGAGTTGTAATCATTGTAAAATGAGGGTGGAAAAGGCTCTATCTGATTTAGAAGGCGTGCGAAAAGTTGAAGTTGACCTCGCAGGCGGATTTGCTAAAGTCGAATTATCAAAGGATTTACCTGAAGAATTGTTTAAGGAAGTTATAGATGATGCTGGTTATGACTTAGTAAGAATAGAAAAGTAA
- a CDS encoding metal-sensing transcriptional repressor produces MKDHSHHVKHQGTLRILKTAKGQIEGIMKMIEDERYCVDISTQLLAVIALLKKANTEIINRHIETCVRDAIETGLVDDKIKELEQLMKHIEKNL; encoded by the coding sequence ATGAAAGACCATTCTCATCATGTCAAGCATCAAGGCACATTAAGAATTCTCAAGACTGCAAAAGGGCAGATTGAAGGTATCATGAAAATGATCGAAGATGAGAGATATTGTGTTGACATATCCACACAGCTTTTAGCTGTAATAGCTCTTTTGAAAAAAGCAAACACCGAGATAATAAACAGGCACATCGAAACATGTGTTAGAGATGCGATTGAAACAGGGTTAGTAGATGATAAGATAAAAGAGCTCGAACAACTAATGAAACATATTGAAAAAAACCTTTGA
- a CDS encoding SLC13 family permease: MTPEMILSFIIFLIAYAFLATEKVHRTLIALFGAVAMVFLGIFHDPASIYSEYIDFNTVFLLIGMMTFVSVIKKSGIFEFLGLEALKFSKGNMLKLYIYILLL; encoded by the coding sequence ATTTTTCTAATTGCTTATGCTTTCCTGGCTACTGAAAAGGTTCATAGAACCCTTATTGCCCTTTTTGGTGCAGTAGCAATGGTCTTTCTTGGGATATTCCATGACCCCGCCAGCATATACAGCGAATACATAGATTTCAACACGGTTTTTCTGCTTATTGGTATGATGACTTTTGTAAGCGTCATAAAAAAGAGCGGTATTTTTGAATTTTTAGGGCTTGAAGCTTTGAAATTTTCCAAAGGTAACATGTTGAAGCTATATATATATATTTTGTTATTATAG
- a CDS encoding 2-hydroxyacid dehydrogenase: MEKILVTFPAPSMAKILLKEYETVYNEEERVLSKDEIIELGKDATALLTTLVDKIDRDIIYSLPKLKVISNCAAGYDNIDIEAAKERRIAVTNTPGIVSKATADIAIALMLAVSRRIFEASSFLRAGKFEGWRFNLFQGLGLHRKILGIIGMGNIGKEVARRAIGFGMRVIYYSRHRIPEADEHVFSASYYPLEDLLRTADVISLHVPLTPETFHLINKERLMLLKPNAILINTSRGPVVDEEALIEALKEKRIYGAGLDVFENEPYIPEELMALDNVVLLPHIGTATVETRQTMLIDAIQNIVKVFAGEKPDSFVYLPE; encoded by the coding sequence ATGGAAAAGATTCTTGTCACTTTTCCCGCGCCAAGCATGGCAAAGATCCTGTTGAAAGAATACGAAACAGTTTATAACGAGGAAGAACGCGTTCTTTCGAAAGATGAAATAATAGAGCTGGGGAAAGATGCAACTGCTCTTCTAACAACGCTTGTGGATAAGATTGACAGGGATATTATTTACTCTCTTCCAAAGCTAAAAGTTATTTCCAATTGCGCTGCAGGTTATGACAACATTGATATTGAAGCAGCAAAAGAAAGAAGAATTGCTGTAACCAACACCCCTGGTATTGTGAGCAAAGCCACAGCTGATATTGCCATAGCGTTGATGCTTGCTGTTTCAAGAAGGATATTTGAAGCCAGCAGCTTTTTAAGAGCTGGCAAATTTGAAGGCTGGCGCTTCAATCTTTTTCAAGGCTTAGGGCTTCATCGTAAAATCCTCGGAATAATAGGCATGGGAAATATCGGTAAAGAAGTGGCCAGAAGAGCAATAGGATTTGGCATGAGGGTGATTTATTACAGTCGTCACAGAATTCCTGAAGCAGACGAACATGTGTTTTCCGCTTCTTATTATCCTCTTGAAGATCTTTTGAGGACCGCTGATGTCATTTCACTGCATGTGCCTTTAACACCTGAAACCTTCCACCTGATAAACAAAGAAAGGCTTATGCTCTTGAAGCCCAATGCTATATTAATTAATACTTCACGAGGGCCGGTGGTTGATGAAGAAGCTCTTATAGAAGCCTTGAAAGAAAAAAGGATTTATGGAGCAGGGCTTGATGTCTTTGAAAATGAACCTTATATTCCCGAAGAATTAATGGCGCTTGATAACGTTGTGCTACTCCCCCATATAGGTACGGCTACTGTTGAAACGCGCCAGACAATGTTGATAGACGCCATACAAAACATAGTAAAGGTTTTTGCAGGGGAAAAACCTGACAGTTTTGTGTATTTACCCGAATGA